The following proteins come from a genomic window of Helicobacter canadensis MIT 98-5491:
- the rpsL gene encoding 30S ribosomal protein S12: MPTINQLIRKERKKVIKKSKSPALVVCPQRRGVCTRVYTTTPKKPNSALRKVAKVRLTSGFEVISYIPGEGHNLQEHSIVLIRGGRVKDLPGVKYHIIRGALDTAGVAKRTVSRSKYGAKKAKSGDSKK, translated from the coding sequence GTGCCAACTATTAACCAGTTGATTAGAAAAGAACGAAAGAAAGTTATTAAGAAATCAAAGTCTCCAGCTTTGGTAGTTTGTCCTCAAAGAAGAGGAGTTTGCACCCGTGTTTATACTACAACACCTAAAAAGCCTAACTCAGCTTTAAGAAAAGTAGCTAAAGTTAGATTAACAAGTGGTTTTGAAGTGATTAGTTATATTCCTGGAGAAGGACACAATCTTCAAGAGCACTCTATTGTGCTAATTCGTGGTGGTAGGGTAAAAGACTTACCGGGTGTGAAGTATCACATTATCCGTGGTGCATTAGATACTGCAGGTGTAGCAAAACGAACCGTTTCACGCAGTAAGTATGGTGCTAAAAAAGCTAAATCTGGCGATTCTAAAAAATAA
- a CDS encoding DNA-directed RNA polymerase subunit beta/beta' produces the protein MIMPVNLKSGNRLRVDFTKIPQNIAVPNLLQLQRSSYEAFLQSKENNESGIEKVFKSIFPIHDTQNRISLEYAGCEYGKPRYTVREAMERGLTYSIPLKIKIRLVLWERDEKTGEKLGIKDIKEQNIFVREIPLMTERTSFIINGVERVVVNQLHRSPGVIFKEEESSTTSNKLVYTGQIIPDRGSWLYFEYDAKDTLFVRVNKRRKIPVTILFRALGYSKQDILKMFYPSLSVKAKSGKYFIAFDPEEFIGRVDFDIKDSKGKLILAAGKRLTAKKAKALKEEKINMIEYPVETLVNRYLAEPIIDKESGEVIFDTLTLMDDSKLKKLAEMGINEFVIANDLANGVDSSIINAFIADAESLKLLKQTEKIDNENDLATIRIYKVMRPGEPVTKEAAKQFVQQLFFDPERYDLTRVGRMKMNHKLDISVPDYVTILTHEDIIKTVRYLIHVKNGQGRIDDRDHLGNRRIRAIGELLANELHTGLVKMQKAIRDKLSTISSGLEELMPHDLVNSKMITSTILEFFTGGQLSQFMDQTNPLSEVTHKRRLSALGEGGLVKERAGFEVRDVHPTHYGRICPIETPEGQNIGLINTLSTYAKVNDLGFIEAPYRKVVDKKVTDEIVYLTATQEEGAVIAPASTILTNDNMIKEDIIEVRKDGEIILMESSKVELIDLSPRMVVGVAASLIPFLEHDDANRALMGSNMQRQAVPLLCPDAPVVGTGIEKIVSRDSWESLKATRGGIVEKVDAKNIYILGEDENGAFIDHYSLQKNLRTNQNTSFSQKPIVKAGDVIESGDVIADGPNMDQGELALGKNIRVAFMPWNGYNFEDAIVVSEKLIRNDAFTSIHIYEKEIEARELKHGVEEITRDIPNIREEELAHLDESGIVKIGTYVTGGMILVGKASPKGEVKPTPEERLLRAIFGEKAGHVVNKSLYCPPSLEGTVIDVKIFTKKGYDKDRRAVIAYEEEKARLDLEHHDKLLMLDREESLRIGSILAKEKLIANVKVGDKEYKKGSVIPKEELENVNRFVMGTIIKGYSKEIQSQYDLLKANFLEQKKSLSEEHEEKLSIIEKDDILPSGVVKLVKIYVATKRKLKVGDKMAGRHGNKGIVSNIVPEVDMPYTKDGRPVEIVLNPLGVPSRMNIGQILEVHLGLVGKKLGEQIAFVFEQEKSQWISQLREKMQEIAEVSGMKETKEFLASLNDEALLAYARDWSKGVKFATPVFEGVNAQEFEKLFNLAKIDTDGKTELYDGRTGEKMMERVNVGYMYMLKLHHLVDEKVHARSTGPYSLVTQQPVGGKALFGGQRFGEMEVWALEAYGAAHTLKEMLTIKSDDVEGRVKAYKAITRGEAVKESEIPETFYVLTKELQSLALDVNVFADNQEGMSEPIVIKEDNRPSDFNAFQLLLASPEKIRSWSYGEVKKPETINYRTLKPERDGLFCAKIFGPVRDYECLCGKYKKMRYKGIVCEKCGVEVTSSKVRRSRMGHIELVTPVAHIWYVNSLPSRIGTLLGVKMKDLERVLYYEAYIVKQPGEAYYDNEGTKPVAKYDVLNEEQFQNLSQRFEHTGFVAQMGGEAVKELLEGIDLVDLIAELKEAIKTTNSEAKKKTIIKRLKVVESFVVSGGQNRPEWMMLTVLPVLPPDLRPLVALDGGKFAVSDVNDLYRRVINRNQRLKRLIELDAPEIIVRNEKRMLQEAVDALFDNGRNANAVKGANKRPLKSLSEIIKGKQGRFRQNLLGKRVDFSGRSVIVVGPNLRMDQCGLPKNMALELFKPHILAKLEEKGYATTLKQAKKMIERKSNEVWECLQEIVQDYPVMLNRAPTLHKQSIQAFHPKLIDGKAIQLHPLVCAAFNADFDGDQMAVHVPLSQEAITECKLLMLSSMNILLPASGKAVTVPSQDMVLGLYYLSLEKDGSKGEHKLFSNIDQIHIALESGVVEISSKVRVFVEDRIINTTIGRMILKSILPDFVPMHLWNKILKKKDIAALIDYVYKEGGVGVTASFLDNLKNLGFKYATRAGISISADDIIVPNNKNKVIEGAKKKVKDIQAQFGAGLLTEQERYNKIIDVWTDTNNALGNEMMKLIESDKSGFNSIYMMADSGARGSAGQIRQLSAMRGLMAKPDGTIIETPITSNFKEGLNVLEYFISTHGARKGLADTALKTANAGYLTRKLIDVSQNVKIVMDDCGTNEGVEITDITVGSELIESLDERIFGRVIAENIIDPITNEVLISEGTLIDEEKARKVKEAGVKSVIIRTPVTCKAEKGVCAKCYGLNLGESRISKMGEAVGVVAAQSIGEPGTQLTLRTFHIGGTASRSQEERQVVADKEGFIRYYNVKTYKNREGKRIISNRRNAAILLVEPKIKAPFEGELKVDIVHDEVIISVVGKEETAKFTLRKSDVAKPNELAGVTGKIEGKFYIPYPSGHYVRDEGSIVDIIKDSWNIPNRIAYASELKVEDNAPITQKIYAKEEGIVKYYYLQGDHLERYRALKKGEKITEKGVFAVIADEYDQEAARHYIARDSIIEIEDNQKVGKNTLIASPESDEQVVIADWDPYSNPIISEEAGTIKFEDIIPGLTVSEQTDELTGQTRLVVNEYISSAYKPTLVLSTAKGGLIRYSLDPKTAIFVADGAKVEMADVLAKTPKALVKSKDITGGLPRVSELFEARKPKDPAVLAEIDGIVSFGKPVRGKERIVITANDGRMVEYLIDKSKQILVHEGEFVHAGEAITDGVIASQDILRIGGEKELYKYIVSEVQQVYRRQGVSIADKHIEIIVSQMLRQVRIYDSGNTKFIEGDLVSKRHFREENARIIKMGGIPAIAEPVLLGITRAAIGSDSVISAASFQETTKVLTEASIAAKIDYLEDLKENIVLGRMIPVGTGIYKGKKVRIKEN, from the coding sequence ATGATTATGCCAGTAAATTTAAAATCCGGAAATAGATTAAGAGTTGATTTTACTAAGATTCCGCAAAATATAGCCGTTCCAAATTTACTTCAATTACAAAGAAGTAGTTATGAAGCTTTTTTGCAATCAAAAGAAAACAATGAATCTGGTATTGAAAAAGTTTTTAAGTCTATTTTTCCTATTCATGATACTCAAAATAGAATTAGTCTTGAATACGCAGGTTGTGAATATGGAAAGCCACGATATACCGTAAGAGAGGCTATGGAGAGAGGTTTGACTTATTCAATTCCTTTGAAAATAAAAATCCGCTTGGTGCTTTGGGAGAGAGATGAAAAGACAGGCGAAAAGTTAGGTATTAAAGATATTAAAGAGCAAAATATTTTTGTTCGCGAGATTCCATTGATGACAGAAAGAACAAGCTTTATTATTAATGGAGTAGAAAGGGTAGTGGTTAATCAACTCCATAGAAGTCCTGGAGTTATTTTTAAAGAAGAAGAATCATCAACAACTTCCAACAAGCTTGTTTATACAGGTCAAATTATTCCCGATAGAGGTTCTTGGTTGTATTTTGAATATGATGCAAAAGATACACTTTTTGTGCGTGTTAATAAGAGAAGAAAAATTCCTGTAACGATTCTTTTTAGAGCTTTGGGGTATTCTAAGCAAGATATTTTAAAAATGTTCTACCCTTCTTTAAGCGTTAAAGCTAAGAGTGGAAAATATTTTATCGCTTTTGATCCTGAGGAATTTATTGGTCGTGTGGATTTTGACATTAAAGATTCTAAAGGAAAATTGATTCTTGCTGCTGGGAAACGATTGACTGCTAAAAAAGCTAAAGCGTTAAAAGAAGAAAAAATCAATATGATTGAATATCCTGTTGAAACTTTAGTGAATCGCTATTTGGCAGAGCCTATCATTGATAAAGAGAGTGGTGAAGTTATTTTTGATACTTTAACTTTAATGGATGATTCCAAACTTAAAAAGCTTGCAGAAATGGGTATTAATGAGTTTGTAATCGCTAATGATTTAGCTAATGGTGTAGATTCTTCTATTATTAATGCTTTTATTGCTGATGCTGAATCGCTAAAGCTTCTTAAACAAACTGAAAAAATTGATAATGAAAATGATTTGGCAACTATTCGTATCTATAAAGTAATGCGTCCAGGAGAACCTGTTACTAAAGAAGCTGCTAAACAATTTGTGCAACAATTGTTTTTTGATCCAGAGAGATATGATTTAACACGAGTTGGGCGTATGAAAATGAATCATAAGCTTGATATTTCTGTTCCTGATTATGTTACGATTCTAACTCACGAAGACATTATTAAAACTGTGCGTTACCTTATCCATGTGAAAAATGGGCAAGGTAGAATTGATGATAGAGATCATTTAGGAAATCGTAGAATCCGTGCTATTGGAGAGCTTTTAGCTAATGAATTGCATACAGGATTAGTTAAAATGCAAAAAGCTATTCGCGATAAGCTTTCAACGATTAGTAGCGGTTTAGAAGAGCTTATGCCACACGATTTAGTAAATTCTAAAATGATTACAAGCACTATTTTAGAGTTTTTTACAGGCGGACAACTCTCTCAATTTATGGATCAAACCAATCCGCTCTCTGAAGTGACTCACAAAAGACGCCTATCTGCACTTGGAGAAGGCGGTTTAGTGAAAGAGCGTGCAGGGTTTGAAGTGCGTGATGTGCATCCAACACACTATGGTAGGATTTGTCCAATTGAAACTCCAGAAGGTCAAAATATTGGTTTGATTAATACACTCTCTACTTATGCTAAAGTTAATGATTTAGGATTCATTGAAGCACCTTATCGTAAAGTTGTGGATAAAAAAGTTACCGATGAAATTGTGTATTTGACTGCTACGCAAGAAGAAGGGGCAGTGATCGCACCTGCAAGCACGATTTTAACTAATGACAATATGATTAAAGAAGATATTATTGAGGTGCGAAAAGATGGAGAGATTATCCTTATGGAATCTTCCAAAGTTGAGCTAATTGACCTTAGCCCAAGAATGGTAGTAGGGGTTGCAGCAAGTTTGATTCCATTCTTAGAGCACGATGATGCTAACCGCGCCTTGATGGGTTCAAATATGCAACGCCAAGCAGTGCCTTTACTTTGCCCTGATGCTCCAGTGGTTGGAACAGGAATTGAAAAGATTGTTTCACGCGATTCATGGGAATCTCTTAAGGCTACACGCGGCGGTATTGTAGAAAAAGTGGATGCAAAAAATATTTATATCTTAGGTGAAGATGAAAATGGTGCTTTTATTGATCATTATTCTCTTCAAAAAAATCTAAGAACTAACCAAAACACTTCTTTTTCTCAAAAGCCAATTGTAAAAGCAGGGGATGTGATTGAGAGTGGAGATGTGATTGCAGATGGTCCTAATATGGATCAAGGTGAGCTTGCATTGGGTAAAAATATCCGCGTTGCTTTTATGCCTTGGAATGGTTATAACTTTGAAGATGCAATTGTTGTAAGTGAAAAACTTATTCGCAATGATGCCTTTACATCAATCCATATCTATGAAAAAGAGATTGAAGCTAGAGAGCTAAAACACGGAGTTGAAGAGATTACTCGTGATATTCCAAATATTCGCGAAGAAGAATTAGCTCATCTTGATGAGAGTGGAATTGTTAAAATTGGGACTTATGTAACAGGCGGTATGATTCTTGTAGGAAAAGCTTCTCCAAAAGGTGAAGTGAAGCCAACTCCAGAAGAAAGATTATTAAGAGCAATCTTTGGGGAAAAAGCAGGACATGTTGTCAATAAATCCCTTTATTGTCCTCCAAGCTTGGAAGGAACGGTTATTGATGTTAAGATTTTTACTAAAAAAGGTTATGATAAAGATAGACGTGCTGTGATAGCTTATGAAGAAGAAAAGGCGCGTTTAGATTTAGAACACCACGATAAATTGTTAATGCTTGATCGTGAAGAAAGCTTGAGAATCGGATCCATTCTTGCTAAAGAAAAACTTATTGCCAATGTCAAAGTGGGTGATAAAGAATATAAAAAAGGTAGCGTGATTCCTAAAGAAGAGCTAGAAAATGTTAATCGCTTTGTAATGGGAACAATCATCAAGGGCTATTCTAAAGAGATTCAAAGTCAATATGATCTGCTTAAAGCTAACTTTTTAGAGCAAAAGAAAAGCCTTAGTGAAGAACACGAAGAAAAACTTTCCATTATTGAAAAAGATGATATTTTACCAAGTGGAGTTGTGAAGCTTGTTAAAATTTATGTTGCCACTAAACGCAAATTAAAAGTGGGCGATAAAATGGCAGGAAGACACGGAAACAAAGGGATTGTTTCAAATATTGTTCCAGAAGTGGATATGCCTTATACCAAAGATGGGCGTCCTGTGGAAATCGTGCTTAATCCACTTGGTGTGCCTAGCCGTATGAATATAGGGCAGATTTTAGAAGTGCATTTGGGCTTAGTGGGTAAAAAATTAGGTGAGCAAATTGCATTTGTTTTTGAGCAAGAAAAAAGCCAATGGATAAGCCAACTAAGAGAAAAAATGCAAGAGATTGCAGAAGTTTCAGGAATGAAAGAAACTAAAGAGTTCTTAGCTTCATTAAATGATGAGGCATTACTTGCTTATGCGAGAGATTGGAGCAAGGGAGTGAAGTTTGCCACACCAGTTTTTGAAGGGGTGAATGCTCAAGAGTTTGAAAAATTGTTCAATTTAGCTAAGATTGATACCGATGGAAAAACTGAGCTTTATGATGGTAGAACTGGTGAAAAAATGATGGAGAGAGTGAATGTGGGATATATGTATATGCTCAAACTCCACCATCTTGTTGATGAAAAGGTGCATGCAAGAAGCACAGGACCTTATAGTCTTGTAACGCAACAACCAGTAGGCGGTAAAGCACTCTTTGGTGGGCAAAGATTCGGGGAAATGGAAGTGTGGGCATTGGAAGCCTATGGTGCAGCACATACACTTAAAGAAATGCTAACTATTAAATCAGATGATGTAGAAGGGCGTGTGAAAGCTTATAAAGCTATTACAAGAGGTGAAGCAGTTAAAGAATCTGAGATTCCAGAAACTTTTTATGTTTTAACCAAAGAATTGCAAAGTTTGGCTTTAGATGTGAATGTGTTTGCGGATAATCAAGAGGGTATGAGTGAGCCAATTGTGATTAAAGAAGATAATCGCCCAAGCGATTTCAATGCTTTCCAGCTTCTTTTAGCTAGTCCAGAGAAGATTCGTAGTTGGAGTTATGGAGAAGTCAAAAAGCCTGAAACCATTAACTACCGCACATTAAAGCCAGAGCGCGATGGTTTATTCTGTGCTAAGATTTTTGGTCCGGTGAGGGATTATGAATGCCTTTGTGGTAAATACAAAAAAATGCGTTACAAAGGAATTGTGTGTGAAAAATGTGGTGTAGAAGTAACAAGCTCTAAAGTGCGTCGATCTCGAATGGGGCATATTGAGCTAGTAACACCTGTAGCACATATTTGGTATGTTAATTCCTTGCCAAGCAGAATCGGAACGCTTTTGGGTGTGAAGATGAAAGATTTAGAACGCGTTTTGTATTATGAGGCTTATATTGTTAAACAACCAGGAGAAGCTTATTATGACAATGAAGGCACAAAGCCTGTTGCTAAATATGATGTCTTAAATGAGGAGCAATTCCAAAATCTTTCACAAAGATTTGAACATACAGGATTTGTTGCACAGATGGGTGGAGAGGCTGTAAAAGAGCTTTTAGAAGGGATTGATTTGGTGGATTTAATTGCAGAATTAAAAGAAGCAATTAAAACTACCAATTCTGAAGCCAAAAAGAAAACAATCATTAAGCGTTTAAAAGTGGTAGAAAGTTTTGTGGTTTCTGGTGGTCAGAATCGCCCAGAATGGATGATGCTAACCGTTCTACCAGTATTGCCTCCAGATTTGCGTCCTTTAGTAGCACTTGATGGTGGTAAATTTGCAGTAAGCGATGTGAATGACTTGTATCGCAGAGTGATTAATCGTAATCAACGCTTGAAACGCTTAATTGAGCTTGATGCGCCAGAAATTATTGTGCGTAATGAAAAAAGAATGTTGCAAGAAGCAGTTGATGCACTCTTTGATAATGGTCGCAATGCCAATGCAGTTAAGGGGGCTAATAAACGCCCACTTAAATCACTTTCTGAGATTATTAAAGGAAAGCAAGGGCGATTCCGTCAAAATTTACTTGGAAAGCGTGTGGATTTTTCAGGACGATCTGTTATTGTTGTGGGTCCAAATTTACGAATGGATCAATGTGGATTGCCTAAAAATATGGCTTTGGAATTGTTTAAACCGCATATTTTGGCAAAACTTGAAGAAAAGGGTTATGCTACAACGCTTAAACAAGCCAAAAAGATGATTGAGCGTAAAAGTAACGAAGTATGGGAGTGTTTGCAAGAAATTGTTCAGGATTATCCAGTGATGCTCAATCGTGCGCCAACTTTGCATAAGCAATCCATTCAAGCTTTCCATCCTAAGTTAATTGATGGTAAAGCAATTCAATTGCATCCTTTAGTTTGTGCCGCTTTTAATGCGGATTTTGATGGGGATCAAATGGCGGTGCATGTGCCACTTTCTCAAGAAGCTATTACAGAATGTAAGCTTTTAATGCTTAGTTCAATGAATATCTTGCTTCCTGCAAGTGGTAAAGCTGTAACCGTGCCTAGCCAAGATATGGTTTTAGGGCTTTATTATCTTTCTTTGGAGAAAGATGGATCTAAAGGAGAGCATAAGCTATTCTCTAATATTGATCAAATCCATATCGCATTAGAATCTGGAGTGGTAGAGATTAGCTCTAAAGTAAGGGTGTTTGTAGAGGATAGAATCATTAATACAACTATTGGTAGAATGATTCTTAAGTCTATTTTACCGGATTTTGTGCCAATGCATTTGTGGAATAAAATCTTAAAGAAGAAAGACATTGCAGCCTTGATTGATTATGTTTATAAAGAAGGTGGAGTTGGAGTAACGGCTAGTTTCTTAGATAATCTTAAAAATCTAGGATTTAAATACGCAACTAGAGCAGGTATTTCTATTTCCGCTGATGATATTATCGTGCCAAACAATAAAAACAAAGTTATTGAGGGTGCGAAGAAAAAGGTTAAAGACATTCAAGCGCAATTTGGAGCAGGTTTATTGACTGAACAAGAGCGTTATAACAAGATTATTGACGTTTGGACAGATACCAACAATGCACTAGGAAATGAAATGATGAAGCTCATTGAGAGTGATAAATCTGGATTTAACTCGATTTATATGATGGCTGATTCGGGTGCTAGAGGTAGTGCAGGACAGATTAGACAGCTCTCAGCTATGCGTGGTTTGATGGCAAAACCTGATGGAACAATTATTGAAACTCCAATTACTTCAAACTTCAAAGAAGGTTTGAATGTGTTAGAATATTTTATTTCAACACACGGAGCAAGAAAGGGTCTTGCAGATACTGCACTTAAAACAGCTAATGCTGGATACCTTACAAGAAAACTCATTGATGTGAGCCAAAATGTCAAAATTGTAATGGATGATTGTGGAACTAATGAAGGTGTTGAGATTACCGATATTACTGTAGGTAGTGAGCTTATCGAGTCGCTTGATGAAAGAATCTTTGGGCGTGTGATAGCTGAGAATATCATTGATCCAATTACTAATGAAGTTTTAATTAGTGAGGGCACATTAATTGATGAAGAAAAGGCTAGAAAAGTTAAGGAAGCAGGTGTCAAATCTGTAATTATCCGAACCCCTGTAACTTGTAAGGCTGAAAAAGGTGTGTGTGCTAAATGTTATGGGCTTAATCTTGGTGAATCAAGAATCTCCAAAATGGGAGAGGCTGTAGGTGTTGTGGCAGCACAATCTATTGGTGAGCCTGGAACACAGCTTACACTAAGGACATTCCATATTGGTGGAACAGCAAGTAGAAGCCAAGAAGAGCGTCAAGTTGTGGCTGATAAAGAAGGATTTATTCGCTATTATAATGTTAAAACTTATAAAAACAGGGAAGGGAAGCGAATCATTTCTAACCGAAGAAATGCAGCGATTTTGCTAGTGGAGCCAAAAATCAAAGCTCCTTTTGAGGGTGAATTAAAAGTTGATATTGTGCATGATGAAGTGATTATTTCTGTTGTGGGCAAAGAAGAAACAGCAAAATTCACACTCCGAAAAAGTGATGTAGCAAAACCAAACGAATTAGCAGGGGTAACAGGAAAAATTGAAGGGAAATTCTATATTCCTTATCCAAGTGGGCACTATGTGAGAGATGAGGGAAGTATTGTAGATATTATTAAAGATAGTTGGAATATTCCTAATCGAATCGCTTATGCTAGTGAATTAAAAGTTGAAGATAACGCACCTATTACTCAAAAAATTTATGCTAAAGAAGAAGGAATTGTGAAGTATTACTACTTGCAAGGTGATCATTTAGAACGCTATAGAGCCTTAAAAAAAGGTGAAAAGATTACCGAAAAAGGTGTATTTGCTGTGATTGCTGATGAATATGATCAAGAGGCAGCACGGCATTATATTGCAAGGGATTCAATTATTGAGATAGAAGACAATCAAAAAGTTGGAAAAAATACACTCATTGCAAGTCCAGAAAGTGATGAGCAAGTTGTAATTGCAGATTGGGATCCTTATTCTAATCCAATTATTTCAGAAGAAGCAGGAACTATTAAGTTTGAGGATATTATTCCTGGACTTACCGTTTCAGAGCAAACCGATGAATTAACAGGGCAAACAAGATTGGTAGTTAATGAATATATCTCTAGTGCGTATAAGCCGACTTTGGTTTTATCAACAGCAAAAGGTGGATTGATTCGTTATTCATTAGATCCAAAAACTGCTATTTTTGTCGCAGATGGAGCAAAGGTGGAAATGGCGGATGTTTTAGCTAAAACTCCAAAAGCCTTGGTTAAATCAAAAGATATTACTGGAGGTCTTCCAAGAGTTTCTGAACTCTTTGAAGCAAGAAAACCAAAAGATCCAGCTGTTTTAGCAGAAATCGATGGTATTGTAAGTTTTGGTAAGCCAGTAAGAGGTAAGGAACGAATTGTTATTACTGCTAATGATGGAAGAATGGTGGAGTATCTCATTGATAAATCTAAGCAAATTTTGGTGCATGAAGGCGAATTTGTGCATGCAGGAGAAGCAATTACTGATGGTGTGATTGCAAGTCAAGATATTTTACGAATTGGTGGAGAAAAAGAACTTTACAAATATATTGTAAGTGAAGTGCAACAAGTGTATCGACGCCAAGGGGTAAGCATTGCCGATAAACATATTGAAATTATTGTTTCACAAATGTTAAGGCAAGTGCGAATCTATGATAGTGGAAATACGAAGTTTATTGAAGGTGATTTAGTTAGTAAGCGTCATTTTAGGGAAGAAAATGCAAGAATTATTAAAATGGGTGGTATCCCTGCCATTGCAGAGCCGGTGTTGTTAGGAATCACAAGAGCAGCAATTGGAAGTGATTCGGTAATTTCAGCAGCTTCTTTCCAAGAGACAACTAAAGTCTTAACTGAAGCAAGTATTGCAGCTAAAATCGATTATTTAGAGGATTTAAAAGAAAACATCGTATTGGGTCGTATGATACCTGTTGGAACAGGAATCTATAAAGGCAAGAAGGTTAGAATTAAGGAGAATTAA
- the rpsG gene encoding 30S ribosomal protein S7, whose amino-acid sequence MRRRKAPQREVLGDPIYNNIVVTKFINKMMYDGKKSVAEKIIYATFDKIEEKTKEKGIETFEKALEKVKPLVEVRSRRVGGATYQVPVEVRPARQQSLSIRWLLDSARKRNERTMIERLANELIDAANERGAAFKKKEDVHKMAEANKAFAHYRW is encoded by the coding sequence ATGAGAAGAAGAAAAGCTCCTCAAAGAGAAGTTTTAGGCGATCCAATTTATAATAATATCGTTGTAACAAAATTCATTAACAAAATGATGTATGATGGTAAGAAAAGTGTTGCAGAAAAAATCATTTATGCAACTTTTGATAAAATTGAAGAAAAAACAAAAGAAAAAGGCATTGAGACTTTTGAAAAAGCGTTAGAAAAAGTTAAGCCTTTGGTAGAAGTAAGAAGTCGTCGTGTAGGTGGTGCTACTTATCAAGTGCCTGTAGAAGTAAGACCAGCAAGACAACAATCTTTATCAATTCGTTGGTTACTTGATTCAGCGCGTAAAAGAAATGAAAGAACAATGATTGAGCGTTTGGCAAACGAACTTATTGATGCTGCTAATGAGAGAGGAGCGGCTTTTAAGAAAAAAGAAGATGTGCATAAAATGGCAGAGGCTAATAAGGCATTTGCTCATTATCGTTGGTAG
- the rplL gene encoding 50S ribosomal protein L7/L12, with the protein MAISKEDVLEYIGNLSVMELSELVKAFEEKFGVSAAPTVVAGAVAGGAGAAAEEKTEFDVILADSGDKKINVIKVVREVTGLGLKEAKDAVEKTPFTVKEGVKKEDAEAMKAKFEEAGAKVEIK; encoded by the coding sequence ATGGCAATTTCAAAAGAAGATGTATTAGAGTATATTGGCAATCTTTCTGTTATGGAGCTTTCAGAGCTTGTAAAAGCGTTTGAAGAAAAATTCGGCGTTTCTGCTGCGCCAACTGTTGTTGCAGGTGCAGTTGCTGGAGGTGCTGGTGCTGCTGCAGAAGAAAAAACAGAATTTGATGTTATTCTTGCAGATAGCGGTGATAAGAAAATCAATGTTATCAAAGTTGTAAGGGAAGTAACAGGTCTTGGCTTAAAAGAAGCAAAAGATGCAGTTGAGAAAACTCCATTCACCGTTAAAGAAGGTGTGAAAAAAGAAGACGCTGAAGCTATGAAAGCAAAATTTGAAGAGGCTGGTGCTAAAGTCGAAATTAAGTAA